Proteins encoded within one genomic window of Oncorhynchus keta strain PuntledgeMale-10-30-2019 chromosome 12, Oket_V2, whole genome shotgun sequence:
- the LOC118391507 gene encoding procathepsin L-like, giving the protein MTALYLAVLVLCVSAVCAAPRFDSQLEDHWHLWKNWHSKNYHASEEGWRRMVWEKNLKKIEIHNLEHTMGKHSHRLGMNHFGDMTNEEFRQTMNGYKQTTERKFKGSLFMEPNYLQAPKAVDWREKGYVTPVKDQGSCGSCWAFSTTGAMEGQQFRKTGKLVSLSEQNLVDCSRPEGNEGCNGGLMDQAFQYIQDNAGLDTEESYPYVGTDEDPCHYKPEFSAANETGFVDIPSGKEHAMMKAVAAVGPVSVAIDAGHESFQFYESGIYYEKECSSEELDHGVLVVGYGFEGEDVDGKKYWIVKNSWSEKWGDKGYIYMAKDRKNHCGIATASSYPLV; this is encoded by the exons ATGACAGCACTGTACTTGGCAGTGTTGGTGCTCTGTGTGAGTGCTGTGTGTGCGGCTCCTAGGTTTGACTCTCAGTTGGAGGACCATTGGCACCTGTGGAAAAACTGGCACAGCAAGAACTACCATGCG AGCGAGGAGGGCTGGAGGAGGATGGTTTGGGAGAAAAACCTGAAGAAGATTGAGATTCACAACCTCGAACACACCATGGGAAAACACTCCCACCGTCTGGGCATGAACCACTTTGGTGACATG ACCAATGAAGAGTTCAGGCAGACGATGAACGGCTACAAGCAGACTACTGAGAGGAAGTTCAAGGGCTCTCTGTTCATGGAACCCAACTACCTGCAGGCACCTAAAGCTGTTGACTGGAGGGAGAAGGGCTACGTCACTCCCGTCAAGGACCAG GGATCATGTGGGTCTTGCTGGGCGTTTAGCACCACCGGGGCCATGGAGGGCCAGCAGTTCAGGAAGACTGGCAAGCTGGTGTCTCTGAGTGAACAGAACCTGGTGGACTGCTCCAGACCGGAGGGCAACGAGGGCTGTAATGGTGGGCTCATGGACCAGGCCTTCCAGTACATCCAGGACAACGCTGGCCTGGACACAGAGGAGTCCTACCCCTACGTCGGCACT GATGAGGACCCTTGCCACTACAAGCCAGAGTTCAGTGCTGCCAACGAGACTGGCTTTGTGGACATCCCCAGTGGCAAGGAGCATGCTATGATGAAGGCTGTGGCTGCAGTCGGTCCGGTCTCTGTTGCCATCGATGCCGGCCACGAGTCCTTTCAGTTCTATGAGTCTG GGATCTACTATGAGAAGGAGTGCAGCAGTGAGGAGTTGGACCATGGTGTTCTAGTGGTGGGATATGGTTTTGAAGGAGAGGATGTGGATGGCAAGAAATACTGGATTGTCAAGAACAG CTGGAGTGAGAAATGGGGAGACAAAGGCTATATCTACATGGCCAAAGACAGGAAGAACCACTGTGGTATCGCCACGGCATCCAGCTACCCACTGGTCTAG